The sequence aatgtaattgaattgaattgattgaattgaatttgccTTTACtcatatctttttttgtttcttttatctttttgaTAAAGCCACATCTGCTCCCATTACAACTGTAACAGGTAAAGCAGAATTGGGACACCATGTAATGTTCTTCTACACTGTGGATATTAGAGCTGGTTTTGTTTAACATATCTGAAACTGGATAAATGCAAAtctacataaatattttatgttctgtaaagttactttgagacaatgtgaattgttaaaattactgtacaaaaatgtaattgaattgaattgattgaattgaatttgccTTTACtcatatctttttttgtttcttttctctttttgatAAAGCCACATCTGCTCCCATTACAAATGTAACAGGTAAAGCAGAATTGGGACACCATGTAATGTTCTTCTACACTGTGGATATTAGAGCTGGTTTTGTTTAACATATCTGAAACTGGATAAATGCAAAtctacataaatattttatgttctgtaaagttactttgagacaatgtccattgttaaaattactgtacaaaaatgtaattgaattgaattgattgaattgaatttgccTTTACtcatatctttttttgtttcttttctctttttgatAAAGCCACATCTGCTCCCATTACAAATGTAACAGGTAAGGCAGAATTGGGACACCATGTAATGTTCTTCTACACTGTGGATATTAGAGCTGGTTTTGTTTAACATATCTGAAACTGGATAAATGCAAAtctacataaatattttatgttctgtaaagttactttgagacaatgtccattgttaaaattactgtacaaaaatgtaattgaattgaattgattgaattgaatttgccTTTACtcatatctttttttgtttcttttctctttttgatAAAGCCACATCTGCTCCCATTACAAATGTAACAGGTAAGGCAGAATTGGGACACCATGTAATGTTCTTCTACACTGTGGATATTAGAGCTGGTTTTGTTTAACATATCTGAAACTGGATAAATGCAAAtctacataaatattttatgttctgtaaagttactttgagacaatgtccattgttaaaatgactgtacaaaaaaaaaaaataattgcttCCAAatgattgaattgaatttgccTTTACTCatatcttttttgtttcttttctctttttgatAAACTTTATTATGAAACGTGAAGAACAAAACACATCTGCTTCCACTATACCTGTAACAGGTAAAGCAGAATTGGGACACCATGTAATGttcttctgtaaatctgctttgagacaatgtccactgtcaAAAGCacaatagaaataaatactaaattgaactgaattaaattgaatttaactTTGTTCATatctatttttgtttcttttctctttttgctgAACTTTATTTTCAAACGTGAAGGTGAAACCACATCTACTCCCACTACACCTGTAACAGGTAAAGCAGAATTGGGACACCATGTAATGTTCTTCTACACTGTGGATATTAGAgctggttttgtttttctctttattaataTACTTAGCTGGTCCCTTTGCCTTGACTACTTGTACTTTACACAGCACCTGTAAGGAATTCCTGTCCAACAAACAAAGTGTCATTTCCACTGTTTATTTAGAgctctaagggagtttttccttgccacagtcacctcaggcttgttcattagggataaataaatgcaaatgaacattttatgtcctgtgaagctgctttaGAGACAATATCCACTGtcaaaagtgctatataaaaaatttattgaattgaatttgccTTTACTCATatctatttttgtttcttttctctttttgatAAACTTTATTATGAAACGTGAAGAGACAGCCACATCTACTCCCACTACACATGTAACAGGTAAAGCAGAATTGGGACACCATGTAATGTTCTTCTACACTGTGGATATTAGAGCTGGTTTTGTTTAACATATCTGAAACTGGATAAATGCAAAtctacataaatattttatgttctgtaaagttactttgagacaatgtccattgttaaaatgactgtacaaaaaaaaaataattgcttCCAActgattgaattgaatttgccTTTACtcatatctttttttgtttcttttctctttttgatAAACTTTATTATGAAACGTGAAGAACAAGACACATCTGCTTCCACTATACCTGTAACAGGTAAAGCAGAATTGGGACACCATGTAATGTTCTTCTACACTGTGGATATTAGAgctggttttgtttttctctttattaataTACTTAGCTGGTCCTTTTGCCTTGACTACTTGTACTTTACACAGCACCTGTAAGGAATTCCTGTCCAACAAACAGTGTCATTTCCACTGTTTATTTAGAgctctaagggagtttttccttgccacagtcacctcaggcttgttcattagggataaataaatgcaaataaacattttatgtcctgtgaagctgctttaGAGACAATATCCACTGtcaaaagtgctatataaaaaaataatttaattgaatttgccTTTACTCATatctatttttgtttcttttctctttttgatAAACTTGATTATGAAACGTGAAGAGCAAGACACATCTGCTTCCACTATACCTGTAACAGGTAAAGCAGAATTGGGACACCATGTAATGTTCTTCTACACTGTGGATATTAGAGCTGGTTTTGTTTAAGATATCTTAAACtggataaatgcaaataaatctatataagtatttcatgttctgtaaatctgcttttagacaatgtccactgtcaAAAGCACAGTAGAAATAAATactaaattgaactgaattaaattgaatttaactTTCCTCATatctatttttgtttcttttctctttttgctgAACTTTATTTTCAAATGTGAAGAGGAAGCCACATCTGCTCCCATTACACCTGCAACAGGTAAAGCAGAATTGGGACACCATGTAATGTTCTTCTACACTGTGGATATTAGAGCTGGTTTTGTTTTAACAGTGTAAGATACTAGAAACTGGAAGAGCTCCTGTccaacaaataaaatgtcacatccGCCTTCtgcggtagcctagtggttaagaacTACTgtttggaaggtcatgagtttgaatcccaggtccaccaagctgccactgcagggccccttaaacctcaatagctcagttgtataaattgtaagtcactctggataagggtgtctgctaaatgacagaaatgtaaatttgACTTTACTCATatctatttttgtttcttttctctttttcatatAACTTTTTTGTTCACTTTAAAGGTGAAACCACATCTGCTCCTTCTACACTTGCACCAGGTAAAGCAGAATTGGGACACCATGTAATGTTCTTCTACACTGTGGATATTAGAGCTGGTTTTGTTTCAAATATTGAAACTATAAGGGTTTTTCCCATTATTGATATACTTAGCTGGTCCCATTGCCTTGACTTCTCTTCTTTACATAGCAGCTGTTAGGAATTCCTGCCCAACAAACCAGATGtcatttttactgtttgtttgattttactcatttactcctctatttttgtttctttttattattaaatttgtaGGTGAAACCACATCTGCTccttctacacctgcaccaggTACGACCGAACTGGGACACCATGTAATGTTCATCTACACTATCGATATTAGAGCTGGTTCTGTTTTAACAGTGTAATATATTAGAAACTGGAAGAGCTCCTGTCCAACAAATTAAATGTCACATGCACTGCTTAGttgtggatgtggtagcctagtggttaaggcattggtcTTTTGTtgggaaggtcatgagttttaATCCCACTGACACTGCAGGGCCTCTGAGTAAGGctcttaatgctcagttgtataaatttatACTTAGCTTGTCCCATTGCCTTGACTACTGTTCTTTACATAGCAGCTGTTAGAAATTCCTGTCCAACAAATCAAATgtcatttttactgtttattgaaCTTTACtcatatctattttttttctctctttttggtGAACTTTTTTGTTCACATTAAAGGTGGAACCACACCTGCTCCCACTACACTTGCACCAGGTAAGAAGGAATTGACCCTAAGTCATGTTATTCAACACTatagaacattattattattgactttCTTTGTTTAATTAGTTATCAAATTGAAAGAgtattttgctcatttttgaTATACATTGCAGGTCCATGTGCCTCTAACTCTTGTCCATTTGGCAGCACTTGTCAAGAACTCCTGCATAAttacacatgtgtgtgtcaACCGGGACTGTTCTACAATGAAGTGCAGAAAGTTTGTTATCTAGGTTTGTTTGAACTggtcttctttctctctccttgaatgtctatattttatattataaattatgtattttgAAGAGTTGAtttagtgtgtgtaattttttttgcttatcGTCCAGTAAATAAAACTGTTAGATATAATTGTATAAAGACAGAGCAGTATGCATCATATTTATGCTTTCACATGTAATTTCATTCCAGCAAAGACTTTCCCAACCGAGTTAAAATTGGCAGAGAGCTTTCAGCAAGGAATGGAAGACCAgaactcattaatattcaaacaAACAGCAGATGAAATTCTTAATGCGGTAGGTGCCTGAAACTTATTTAAGTCTGCTGTTTGAATCAAGAACATTTAAATCTTAAGTCAGACTCTACATCTGCTTAATATGGCTAATATAAAGTATGACATTACATGGTTCAAAATATTGAAGAGATAAATCATATAACACAACTTTCTCTGATCTctacaaatttaaaaacagcttCAGGATGCTTTCAAGGATATTGATTATCTTGGATCCACAGTGTTGAGTCTAAAGTAAGTATATTTCTCTATATATGTTTACTTAAGGTGAAATTAAGATGAAATGATCCTTTGGAACCAATAACTGCATTTACTAATAAGGgattaaagtatttttttaatactggaCTTTTAATAGAATGTATTAGTATATTGTCTGTGCAGAACATCAGAACTGATTAATCAAATGATTgtatttcaatatatttttcCTTACTGTGTCAATGTGCAGAAAAGGCAGTGTGATAGCAGATGTAGAGAATTTCTTCAGCCCCACATCAGAGGTTACTGCAGACACTGTAAAGAAACACTTAAGTGAAGCAATTAAGAAGCCTGGGGTTTTATTAGGCGCTAATGTCATGTGTATGTCTACATCTCTTTTCTGTTTACATCATCACGTTTATCAGCATTTACGTGTATTCtcttgtgtgtaaaaaaaaaagtactagaTATTTTGTGCTTCTTCAGATGACAACATATGCAATAAAGGATACTGTCATGATGAAAGCACAAACTGTGATCCCGGCAGTGGTCTAGCTTCATGCACATGCAGGGATGGATATATCAAGATAACGCAAACAAACCAGGCATGTGCCGGTAAGTTACATTTCATGTTGGCCTAAACTGTAATAGTAAATCCTTTAAATAATTCAGGGCTTTACATTTCCATAACTCTTGATCCTCCACAGCCTGTCCAAGTGGTCAGAAAGCAGTGAATCAGGAAGAATGTAAATTGTAAGTTTTGACCTTCAAACTTTAATTTGAATtgaaagcattttttattatcagttgtttatgcaaaaaaaaatttttttttgttagatgtGCTTTTGGATTTTCTGGTTTCAACTGTGAAGATCGTAAGTTAATATAAAGGaccttaaaaaaaatgcaaaattaaaaCTGACTCAAAATGAGTCAGACATTTGGACATTTGGACATCTTAAACCTTTTAATCTTAAACCTTTGCCATTTCAGCATATCTCTTAATCCTGGTTGTGGTCGCCTGTGTTTTGGGTACACTATTTCTTGCCACTCTCACAGGTGCTATTGTCTTGTACACGAGGTAAGATACTTTTTGTATAGTAAAGTATAGAGAAAACAAACTAATTGATGtgaaatttgtttatattatggTTTTGGGAACGTTATACTACAGAGAATGATTTgttcatgatttattttattggggTGGTAATATAGAGTGGGGCAAATCTACTAATCAGCATATACAGAAAATGATATAATGTGGCTATATGTTTTGGCCTAAGTAGGATCTTCATTTCACATGCCTCATTGGCTTGTCATCTAGCAAGCtgcataaaagaaaaagataaaacatGTTATAGCTACTTCATGTAAACTAATGAAATGATAAAAGACAGATCCAAataattaatacagtatataaaaagcTTTTAGCAGTATTTTTTCATATGTTAGCTTAGGGTTATAATCAGGGTTATGAATAGTTTGCCTCAGTGTCAGCTAGATAAACATGTTTGTTCCTGCACAAcaatacactttttgacaataCTCCCCATTGCACAatgataaaattaattttataattataattttaaaatgatcAGATATCCCAGAGATATTGTAATTGGCAATTCTAGCCAAAAAACTAGCCTATCATAACAAGATTTACAAAACTGTACGGTTTAGCATCACATGTTTCCCACATTTAGGTgatcagacccaaatgcagagaTTCAGTGCTTGCACTacttttattaacataaataaagacTATAATAACTTacacaatgaaacaaaatatgACTATAGACTGGAAACTTAAATAACACAAATGGAACATAACTATACATAAAAACCTGAATAAGCGGTGGCCTTTCAGCTCACATATCACGTTTATGTCTactgtaaatacaaaaaaatttcaCTTCAGTGACATATACGGAAGTCCTAAAAGGCCATGCATTATTTTTACCATGCTTTCAGAAACAACGGCTGGATTAACCACAGTAGGGTCGCTATATTGTCTTCGACGATAATGATGCAAACATCACAGCCTCTTCTTAAGTGTCAGACACTTACATAGAAGTTGTCCATCACATGAGTCCCTGGACAAAGTAAAAACTTTAATGCACATTTGTTGcatttaagtgacgtgacatatggctaagtatggtgaaccatactcagaattcattctcttcatttgacccatccaaagtgcacacacacagcaatgaacacacacacacacacacacacacacacacacacaccgtgaacacacacccggagcagtgggcagccattaattctgcggcgcccggggagcagtaggggggttcggtgccttgctcaagggcatctcagtcgtggctggcccgagactcgaacccacaaactTAGGATTACgattcagactctctaaccattaggccatgacttgcccccaaccacaaacatatactgtacttatacaGAGATCATGAGAAAATTAAGTTGTGACCTTTTGTTATGTCCagatcagaaagaaagaaagaaagaaagaaagaaagaaagaaagaaagaaagaaagaaagaaagaaagaaagaaagaaagaaagaaagaaagaaagaaagaaagaaagaaagaaagaaagaaacaaatattataACGCATGGCCTCTTAGGACTTCCATACAGGGACTACGTGACAGACTTATATAAAGCAATGCATAAATGGAAAAcaagagagaggtgagagagagggaaaagaatAGGAAATGGAAATGGTAACAATGTGCAATGTATAAAACAATTACCGCCCACCCCCCGACCCCAATGGTCTAGCAAGGAACTGTTCGAGTAAGTCCTGACAGATGTAGTGGCAATAATAAATCATGCTACGGCCCATTGATTAAAGTCCTCTAAACCACCTTCTCACTCACAGTggatgaaagagaaaaaaaatttttcttaAACATGAATTGcaaccttttcttcttttctttcacattttacaGGTCTTCAGGTTCTGCCAAACTATGTGCTTTGTTGTAAAGTCTTACATAAATGTGCATTTGGTGTACGTTTTCAATTTAAATGAGCCAGGATTGagggtttgttgtttttttaatgttaaaatttaaaaaggtTAGTTTAATGTTGACAGTTATGTGACTCACACATACTACCtataaaaaacataatagttgctataaatatatgtttatatatgccCATGATGTTAGGGACAATGTTATATAAGACAAATGTGTTAtacttgtttgtgtttgcccTTTAAAAAAGGTCAAAGAAAATGACCAAATCTCCAGAAAAAATACCCGCAAATGGCAATCTGGAGTTCACTAAACCTGCAGGAATTCCCAGGATCCCACGGGTTAACCCTAATTCTGGTTGGCAACCAACCAATCTGGAGATGACAGACAGTGGAAGTAGACATGCCCTGGTGACAAAAGATCGCACAGAGACCACAGCGGTAAGATCTGTCTCAGGTTATTTTAATCAGACAGATTAAAATGGGATTCACTTCACATTTGTTGATTAAACTCAGTATATTTCACTCACTATGCATTCTGATTGGCTAAAATGCTTAAATGGCTCAATGTTTTGTTCCAGATGTGGAACTATGACTACCCTGAAGACACAAGGAGCTATAAGACCCAGACACCTTCTAGAACAGGATATGCAGCCACAGGAGCTTATGATGGCTCCAGGGTCACAAGAAACCCTTACTATGATGCATATGATGACAAAATACGCAGATACTAATATTACAGCTTATAGAGCTTAATCTAATGATTTCTACAGCAGAAACTCGATATAGATGATGCGATAAAAAGCATTGATACAAGtgggaaacatttttaaagtgtCAAGCCGCAACATGTGAATTATTAGTTGATATGAagcaaataattaaagaaagtCATTTAGTGAACTATATGATGGACAAAGACAAATGGAGAACATTACTAtcagggaagtgtgtgtgtgtgtgtgtgtgtgtgtgtgtgtgtgtgtgtgtgtgtgtgtgtgtgtgtgtgtgtgtgtgtgtgtgtgtgtgtgtgtgtgtgtgtgtgtgtgtgtgtgtgtgtgtgtgtgtgtgtatgggacaGTTGAGATGTGCACATACCCAAGATGTGCTCAGTGCTACATGATCACATGAATGTATCTTAATATCTTAAACTAAATCAtaattttgttattgtttttgatttcagcaaataaataaataaataaataaataaataaataaataaataaataaataaataaatctcacatattcaaatagaaaaaaaaaagttaatttattatattatgattaAATTGCTTGGAGCTAAAATAACGGTCCATTCAGATCCAGGAGATGTCACTGTTTAGTGTAGTTTGTTTATTCCTTCTAATAATCTGAATGATCAGACTGTGCTTTTGCTGCTTGTGTCTACCGTTTTAATTGTTAATTTATGCTGTTgccattttttctgtttttatgagTTAACGTCGCCCAGGATTAATCTTAGTTACAGCCACTTCAAAACAAGCACAAGTGGTCACTCAATGACTTTACAATGTGATGACACATTGTGTACAGTACTATTCCTGCAAATTCTATAGGAATTAGgtatataaagtgtataaacaGATATATAACTGAGATCAATATGGCTGTTGTGTTGCACGTGCTACTCAAATGAGACAAgcatatatttatgtaaatgatgaatacacaaagcaataaaaacaagtattAGTAAAAGGGCAAAAAAAAGACTCTGACATGTTAATAAATGTGTACAATGTTTTAATGATTAGAGTTTGTTCGTGAAAAGAAGGGCTGGTCTGAGTATTCCACGAAATGTTGATCCTCTGGGAATTTCATGTGGATTTATCTagagtttatacacacacaaaagaaaatgagtGGCAGTTCAGTGAGGCAAAATGCCTTCTTGTAGAATTTTATAACTGCGTTGCTAAATGGCTTATTATAATAATGAGTGAATGTAACTGGTCTTTCTAATAAAGTGACTGTTAAGTGTAAATGATTAGTTCTGAATCATTAGTACTGAATCATGGCATGAATTTTCTATCATCTTACTGGATTCTAGCATACCTGAGACTTCTGTGATAAGAAAGTCCATGACGGTTGATAGAGATCGACTGATGACATTCATAATGAAAAGTTCCATTTAAATTTCAGTCATATCTTTAAGCAGTGCCAAATTTAACTAATAATTTATGCTGATGGAATTGTCAGGAATAATACTCTATATGGCTTGGATAAAAGGCAAAATAGTAtagtacatatttaaataatgaaccTAATATTTGTATAACTTGTCGTTTATATCTGGCTGTTTatacaattaataaaataaattgtataaatttaaaataaatttattataaatgtaataaattgtaaattatA is a genomic window of Tachysurus fulvidraco isolate hzauxx_2018 chromosome 8, HZAU_PFXX_2.0, whole genome shotgun sequence containing:
- the muc13b gene encoding mucin-13b isoform X17; protein product: MALIKQLLSLYLLFLLVGGNVVLTITATSAPITNVTATSAPITTVTATSAPITNVTATSAPITNVTGETTSTPTTPVTATSTPTTHVTEQDTSASTIPVTEQDTSASTIPVTEEATSAPITPATGETTSAPSTLAPGETTSAPSTPAPGGTTPAPTTLAPGPCASNSCPFGSTCQELLHNYTCVCQPGLFYNEVQKVCYLAKTFPTELKLAESFQQGMEDQNSLIFKQTADEILNALQDAFKDIDYLGSTVLSLKKGSVIADVENFFSPTSEVTADTVKKHLSEAIKKPGVLLGANVMYDNICNKGYCHDESTNCDPGSGLASCTCRDGYIKITQTNQACAACPSGQKAVNQEECKLCAFGFSGFNCEDPYLLILVVVACVLGTLFLATLTGAIVLYTRSKKMTKSPEKIPANGNLEFTKPAGIPRIPRVNPNSGWQPTNLEMTDSGSRHALVTKDRTETTAMWNYDYPEDTRSYKTQTPSRTGYAATGAYDGSRVTRNPYYDAYDDKIRRY
- the muc13b gene encoding mucin-13b isoform X43; translated protein: MALIKQLLSLYLLFLLVGGNVVLTITATSAPITNVTATSAPITTVTATSAPITNVTATSAPITNVTATSAPITNVTEQNTSASTIPVTEEATSAPITPATGETTSAPSTLAPGETTSAPSTPAPGGTTPAPTTLAPGPCASNSCPFGSTCQELLHNYTCVCQPGLFYNEVQKVCYLAKTFPTELKLAESFQQGMEDQNSLIFKQTADEILNALQDAFKDIDYLGSTVLSLKKGSVIADVENFFSPTSEVTADTVKKHLSEAIKKPGVLLGANVMYDNICNKGYCHDESTNCDPGSGLASCTCRDGYIKITQTNQACAACPSGQKAVNQEECKLCAFGFSGFNCEDPYLLILVVVACVLGTLFLATLTGAIVLYTRSKKMTKSPEKIPANGNLEFTKPAGIPRIPRVNPNSGWQPTNLEMTDSGSRHALVTKDRTETTAMWNYDYPEDTRSYKTQTPSRTGYAATGAYDGSRVTRNPYYDAYDDKIRRY
- the muc13b gene encoding mucin-13b isoform X23, which encodes MALIKQLLSLYLLFLLVGGNVVLTITATSAPITNVTATSAPITTVTATSAPITNVTGETTSTPTTPVTETATSTPTTHVTEQDTSASTIPVTEQDTSASTIPVTEEATSAPITPATGETTSAPSTLAPGETTSAPSTPAPGGTTPAPTTLAPGPCASNSCPFGSTCQELLHNYTCVCQPGLFYNEVQKVCYLAKTFPTELKLAESFQQGMEDQNSLIFKQTADEILNALQDAFKDIDYLGSTVLSLKKGSVIADVENFFSPTSEVTADTVKKHLSEAIKKPGVLLGANVMYDNICNKGYCHDESTNCDPGSGLASCTCRDGYIKITQTNQACAACPSGQKAVNQEECKLCAFGFSGFNCEDPYLLILVVVACVLGTLFLATLTGAIVLYTRSKKMTKSPEKIPANGNLEFTKPAGIPRIPRVNPNSGWQPTNLEMTDSGSRHALVTKDRTETTAMWNYDYPEDTRSYKTQTPSRTGYAATGAYDGSRVTRNPYYDAYDDKIRRY
- the muc13b gene encoding mucin-13b isoform X32, encoding MALIKQLLSLYLLFLLVGGNVVLTITATSAPITNVTATSAPITTVTATSAPITNVTATSAPITNVTATSAPITNVTEQNTSASTIPVTEQDTSASTIPVTEEATSAPITPATGETTSAPSTLAPGETTSAPSTPAPGGTTPAPTTLAPGPCASNSCPFGSTCQELLHNYTCVCQPGLFYNEVQKVCYLAKTFPTELKLAESFQQGMEDQNSLIFKQTADEILNALQDAFKDIDYLGSTVLSLKKGSVIADVENFFSPTSEVTADTVKKHLSEAIKKPGVLLGANVMYDNICNKGYCHDESTNCDPGSGLASCTCRDGYIKITQTNQACAACPSGQKAVNQEECKLCAFGFSGFNCEDPYLLILVVVACVLGTLFLATLTGAIVLYTRSKKMTKSPEKIPANGNLEFTKPAGIPRIPRVNPNSGWQPTNLEMTDSGSRHALVTKDRTETTAMWNYDYPEDTRSYKTQTPSRTGYAATGAYDGSRVTRNPYYDAYDDKIRRY
- the muc13b gene encoding mucin-13b isoform X42, producing MALIKQLLSLYLLFLLVGGNVVLTITATSAPITNVTATSAPITTVTATSAPITNVTATSAPITNVTEQNTSASTIPVTEQDTSASTIPVTEEATSAPITPATGETTSAPSTLAPGETTSAPSTPAPGGTTPAPTTLAPGPCASNSCPFGSTCQELLHNYTCVCQPGLFYNEVQKVCYLAKTFPTELKLAESFQQGMEDQNSLIFKQTADEILNALQDAFKDIDYLGSTVLSLKKGSVIADVENFFSPTSEVTADTVKKHLSEAIKKPGVLLGANVMYDNICNKGYCHDESTNCDPGSGLASCTCRDGYIKITQTNQACAACPSGQKAVNQEECKLCAFGFSGFNCEDPYLLILVVVACVLGTLFLATLTGAIVLYTRSKKMTKSPEKIPANGNLEFTKPAGIPRIPRVNPNSGWQPTNLEMTDSGSRHALVTKDRTETTAMWNYDYPEDTRSYKTQTPSRTGYAATGAYDGSRVTRNPYYDAYDDKIRRY
- the muc13b gene encoding mucin-13b isoform X33; this encodes MALIKQLLSLYLLFLLVGGNVVLTITATSAPITNVTATSAPITTVTATSAPITNVTATSAPITNVTATSAPITNVTEQNTSASTIPVTGETTSTPTTPVTATSAPITPATGETTSAPSTLAPGETTSAPSTPAPGGTTPAPTTLAPGPCASNSCPFGSTCQELLHNYTCVCQPGLFYNEVQKVCYLAKTFPTELKLAESFQQGMEDQNSLIFKQTADEILNALQDAFKDIDYLGSTVLSLKKGSVIADVENFFSPTSEVTADTVKKHLSEAIKKPGVLLGANVMYDNICNKGYCHDESTNCDPGSGLASCTCRDGYIKITQTNQACAACPSGQKAVNQEECKLCAFGFSGFNCEDPYLLILVVVACVLGTLFLATLTGAIVLYTRSKKMTKSPEKIPANGNLEFTKPAGIPRIPRVNPNSGWQPTNLEMTDSGSRHALVTKDRTETTAMWNYDYPEDTRSYKTQTPSRTGYAATGAYDGSRVTRNPYYDAYDDKIRRY
- the muc13b gene encoding mucin-13b isoform X2, which translates into the protein MALIKQLLSLYLLFLLVGGNVVLTITATSAPITNVTATSAPITTVTATSAPITNVTATSAPITNVTATSAPITNVTEQNTSASTIPVTGETTSTPTTPVTATSTPTTHVTEQDTSASTIPVTEQDTSASTIPVTEEATSAPITPATGETTSAPSTLAPGETTSAPSTPAPGGTTPAPTTLAPGPCASNSCPFGSTCQELLHNYTCVCQPGLFYNEVQKVCYLAKTFPTELKLAESFQQGMEDQNSLIFKQTADEILNALQDAFKDIDYLGSTVLSLKKGSVIADVENFFSPTSEVTADTVKKHLSEAIKKPGVLLGANVMYDNICNKGYCHDESTNCDPGSGLASCTCRDGYIKITQTNQACAACPSGQKAVNQEECKLCAFGFSGFNCEDPYLLILVVVACVLGTLFLATLTGAIVLYTRSKKMTKSPEKIPANGNLEFTKPAGIPRIPRVNPNSGWQPTNLEMTDSGSRHALVTKDRTETTAMWNYDYPEDTRSYKTQTPSRTGYAATGAYDGSRVTRNPYYDAYDDKIRRY
- the muc13b gene encoding mucin-13b isoform X13 produces the protein MALIKQLLSLYLLFLLVGGNVVLTITATSAPITNVTATSAPITTVTATSAPITNVTATSAPITNVTGETTSTPTTPVTETATSTPTTHVTEQDTSASTIPVTEQDTSASTIPVTEEATSAPITPATGETTSAPSTLAPGETTSAPSTPAPGGTTPAPTTLAPGPCASNSCPFGSTCQELLHNYTCVCQPGLFYNEVQKVCYLAKTFPTELKLAESFQQGMEDQNSLIFKQTADEILNALQDAFKDIDYLGSTVLSLKKGSVIADVENFFSPTSEVTADTVKKHLSEAIKKPGVLLGANVMYDNICNKGYCHDESTNCDPGSGLASCTCRDGYIKITQTNQACAACPSGQKAVNQEECKLCAFGFSGFNCEDPYLLILVVVACVLGTLFLATLTGAIVLYTRSKKMTKSPEKIPANGNLEFTKPAGIPRIPRVNPNSGWQPTNLEMTDSGSRHALVTKDRTETTAMWNYDYPEDTRSYKTQTPSRTGYAATGAYDGSRVTRNPYYDAYDDKIRRY
- the muc13b gene encoding mucin-13b isoform X30, with translation MALIKQLLSLYLLFLLVGGNVVLTITATSAPITNVTATSAPITTVTATSAPITNVTGETTSTPTTPVTATSTPTTHVTEQDTSASTIPVTEQDTSASTIPVTEEATSAPITPATGETTSAPSTLAPGETTSAPSTPAPGGTTPAPTTLAPGPCASNSCPFGSTCQELLHNYTCVCQPGLFYNEVQKVCYLAKTFPTELKLAESFQQGMEDQNSLIFKQTADEILNALQDAFKDIDYLGSTVLSLKKGSVIADVENFFSPTSEVTADTVKKHLSEAIKKPGVLLGANVMYDNICNKGYCHDESTNCDPGSGLASCTCRDGYIKITQTNQACAACPSGQKAVNQEECKLCAFGFSGFNCEDPYLLILVVVACVLGTLFLATLTGAIVLYTRSKKMTKSPEKIPANGNLEFTKPAGIPRIPRVNPNSGWQPTNLEMTDSGSRHALVTKDRTETTAMWNYDYPEDTRSYKTQTPSRTGYAATGAYDGSRVTRNPYYDAYDDKIRRY